From a single Macrobrachium rosenbergii isolate ZJJX-2024 chromosome 7, ASM4041242v1, whole genome shotgun sequence genomic region:
- the LOC136840387 gene encoding axoneme-associated protein mst101(2)-like, with protein MARKRLDTKDRYRLSRMARKRLDTKDRYRLSRIARKRLDTNDRYRLSKMARKRLDKKDRYRLSKMARKRLDTNDRYRLSRMARKRVDTKDRYRLSRMARKRLDIKDQYRLTRMARNRLDTKDRYKLTRMARKRLDTKDQYRLSRMAKKRLDIKDQYRLTRMARKRLDTKDRTGSQEWLGKGSIQRIDTGSVEWLGKGLI; from the coding sequence ATGGCTAGGAAAAGGCTCgatacaaaggatcgatacaggctcagtagaatggctaggaaaaggctcgatacaaaggatcgatacaggctcaGTAGAATAGCTAGGAAAAGGCTCGATACAAATGATCGATACAGGCTCAGTAAAATGGCTAGGAAAAGGCTCGATAAaaaggatcgatacaggctcaGTAAAATGGCTAGGAAAAGGCTCGATACAAATGATCGATACAGGCTCAGTAGAATGGCTAGGAAAAGGGTCgatacaaaggatcgatacaggTTAAGTAGAATGGCTAGGAAAAGGCTTGATATAAAGGATCAATACAGGCTAACTAGAATGGCCAGGAATAGGCTTgatacaaaggatcgatacaAGCTCACAAGAATGGCTAGGAAAAGGCTCGATACAAAGGATCAATACAGGTTAAGTAGAATGGCTAAGAAAAGGCTTGATATAAAGGATCAATACAGGCTCACAAGAATGGCCAGGAAAAGGCTTGATACAAAGGATCGAACAGGCTCACAAGAATGGCTAGGAAAAGGCTCgatacaaaggatcgatacaggctcaGTAGAATGGCTAGGAAAAGGCTTGATATAA